The DNA window CGACAGGTCACAGGCGATGAACGCGTCGCGGCGCACGCCGGTCGTACCGTTGGCAGGCCGAACCGCCGACACGGAAGGCGACGCCAGCGCCGCGGCGAGGACCTGTGTACCCGACCCGCCGGTGGCAGTACCGGAAGTGCCCAGGTCGCCGGCCAGCATCTGGCGCGATTCGAGGGTCTCGACAACGGGGCACCAGGCCCTGGCGACGACGAGGCGCGACCGGAGGCCGCCGATCTCTGAAGAAGGACTGAGTTGCCGACGATCGACGGGACGAGATTGTGTACGAAAACGACCAAACACCTGATTAGTCCTCTGTTTAATGTTCGAGCCGTCCCCGAGCAGGCTCGAGGTACGCGATCCAGAACTTCGCATCCAACACAATGTGTCGCTTAGGCGTGCAGACCCGGAACTCTCCGGCGATACGTCCTAAAGCTCTGCCGTCGCAAATCCCACGTGCCAGTAATCGCGTTCACGCGTTTATCGGGCAGTGACTGCTCCCCATAGACGACACCCTATCCGTCGGCAGTTCGTGCGATACCGAGATTCATATCAGTGGGAACCTCCCAACAGGGCGGTCCCGACTCCGAGGACACAATGGTACCAATTGCACCCCAAAGCAAGTTGGAATCGACCCGAATCAACAAAATGAAACCGGCCCCAGCCGTCGCAGCCGCTTCCGTCGGCAAGGACCTGAATACTTTCCACTGGATGACAGATTGTTGCCCAGGGGTTTAACGACGGCGCAGAAGGACTGACCACCATACGGAAGTCGGTAACGCGACCAAACGCGGGGCGTCAGAAATGGATTGGCCAGACCAATGGGCCCGGTATCGATATGGAATTAGAATCGATCAGGAGTCTGTCGTGTTGCGACGACTTTCCCAGACCCTCAGGCATCGGATTTGGATAGCTGGGCATCGACCGGGGCCATCCCCATATCGAGCGATAACCGCACTAGTTCGGCGAGGCTGTCGGCACCCATCTTGGTCATCGCCCGCGAGCGGTGCACTTCGATGGTCTTCTCGCTCAACTCAAGCTGCCGGGCGATCTGCTTGTTGGCCATCCCGGAGACGACCATCGCCATCACTTCGCGTTCGCGGCTGTTGAGGGTGTCGTAGCGGCCGCGGGCAATCATCTCGCGGCGACGGACCACTGCCCGCTTCGCGTCGAGCGAGATCGCCTCCTGCACCACCGCGATGAGCCGAGCTTTATCGAAGGGCTTTTGAATCAGATCGAACGCACCGCGCTTCATGACCGCGACGCTGGTATCAACGTCGGCGACACCCGTCAGGAAGATGACGGGAAGGTGCACGCCACGATTCTTCAACTCGCCCTGGATATCAATTCCCGACATCTCCGGCAGATCGACGTCCAGAAGCAGGCAACCCCGCAGGTCGGACGAATGTGCGCTCAGAAAAGCCTTGCCCGATTCGAAACACTCGACACGCATGCCCTGGCTGGTGAGCACGGTGCTGACGAGTCGGCGGATGGCCGGGTCGTCGTCTATCACGTAGACAAATCCTGCCACAGTTGTCGAAACAATCTCGGTCTCGAAAGTCTGGGTCCCGTCGCCGTGGGAAACGAGTTCGTGTGTCATGGCAGTGTTCCGATCAAACTGATGTACAACGCCCGCTGGAGCTGACGAATTATTGCTGAAAGACCTGATAGGCCGCTTGCATTGAACTGGCTGCAACCGCGCGGTGAGATGTTGTGCAAGATCGTTGTAGCAAGATGCATTGTGCTCGGTATTACGATCTTGTGTCAAGCTTACGCAAGACTCGTTTTACGGCTTTCCGCCCGCCGACAGAACGTGCTCAGGCAATCGAGTCTTCGTAAGTCCGAATCTCTCAGAGACGATACCTGACACTAGACGGGTTCCACCGGACCCAAGATTGCATTGTGCGACCGGATCACCCGGATCGCCTTTGAACCGAATGTACTGTAGAGCCCGTTTACAACAACCCGTTGACCTACAACGACGGAAACCAGACCGCGGTTCGGACCAAATCTTTTTGATCTCCCTGGAGGTGCGTAAAAGACAACCTGAATTCTGGCAATCTGGTGAAGATTGACCGGCTCTCCCGCGCTGCCGTCACTGCCAGGATCACGCGGCAAATCACCGACCGAGTCGCCGACGCCCACTTCAACCCTTCGAACGATGGGTTCGAACCGGTCCACCGGCCGTCCTCGCTTCTGCGACAGCCGCCTCAAACTCCGCCGCCGACAGCAGACCCGCTTCGGCCAGAAATCGACTTGGACGACTGGCTTTGAACTTGCCGGCGGCGCTTCGCGACGTCACGTCCTGCCTTTTCTTGCACCAGGTCACGCGCAGCGTCTTCTTCGCCCGGGTGAAACCCACGTAACACAGCCGCCGTTCCTCATCCAGGCCGCGTTCCGGCCGATCGGAGACCGCCTTGTGATGCGGCAGAATCCCCTCTTCGCACCCGATCAGATACACGACTTCGAACTCCAACCCCTTGCTGGCGTGCAGACTCATCAGCCGAACACTTCGGGCGTCGTCGGCTTTATCGCTGTCGGTATACAGGCTGATGCTTTGTAGGTAGTCGGCCAGATCAGCCCGCGGATGGTCGCGGCAATAGACGGCGATGCTATTGAGCAACTCCGTCACGTTCCGCTTACGCTCTTCGTATTCGGGCGTCGCGGTCGGCGGTGCCGACTTGCTCGCCTTCTCGCCGTACCGCTCCTTCAGAAAATCATCATACCGTGATCGGGTCACCAGATCGTCGGCGATCGACCATACGCTCCGCCCGCTCGAGCCGATGCTGAAAATGTCCAACACCGCCCCACAGGCCCGAAGCGCCGCATCACCCAGGGGCTTGCCGTGTTCGTCGGTGATCTCCGGTGCGCGGCGAAGCGCGGTCAGAAGATCGGCCGCCTGCTGCTCGGCCCAGCTCTCTAACCGACCGATCAACGTATCGCCCATGCCGCGGGTGGGCTTGTTGGCGATTCTTGCGAAGCTGATGCCGTCCTTGGGATTGCAGACGAAACGCAGCATCGCCAGGACGTCCTTGATCTCCAGCCGGTCGTAGTAACTTCCACCGCCGACCACCGTGTACGGAATCTGCCGCCGCGTCAGCGCCTGCTCGACGGCACGGCTCATGTCGTTGGCGCGATAGAACACCGCGATCTCCGCCGCTTGAGTGCCTTCGCGAATCTCCTTCTGGATGTTCTGGCTGATCGCGTCGGCCTCATGGTCCGGCGTCTCGACGCCTACACACTTGGGCAATTCGCCGGGCGGGCGGATCGCGCTGAACGGTACTTCGATTCGATCCAAACAGTGCCGAATCAACCGGTCCGCAACCTCCACGATCTGCGGCGTGCTGCGGTAGTTGACGCCCAGCTTCACGACCTTGCACGAGCCGGTCTTGTGTCGCCCCTTCTCGATGAACCGCGGAATACTGTCCGGGCTGGCCCCCCGCCACTCGTAGATGCTCTGGTCCATGTCGCCGACGGCGAGCACGTTATCGTCCTTGCCGGCGATCAGCTCGACGATCTCATTCTGGGCACGATTGGTGTCCTGGTATTCGTCCACCTGAATGAAGCGGAACTTGCGCTGCAATTTGTCCTGCACCAGCCCCTCGCTGCGAAGCAGTCGGGCGGTCTCGGAAAGCATCCCGCTGAAGTCCACCTGTCCGCGTTCGCGAATCAGCCGAACGTAGTC is part of the Humisphaera borealis genome and encodes:
- a CDS encoding ATP-dependent helicase; this encodes MKLNPEQEQVAGHVTGRILALAGPGSGKTRTLTERTGRLIRGGVDAGAILCLTFTNKARDEMRQRIAGSFGQAANAVFISNFHGLCGILLRKFGRPLGYEPRLTVIDSDDQIDLILQIARKKGIEASKPQARLLATLANDWRENLGDDDALEELASGRASHEETNIVRDYVRLIRERGQVDFSGMLSETARLLRSEGLVQDKLQRKFRFIQVDEYQDTNRAQNEIVELIAGKDDNVLAVGDMDQSIYEWRGASPDSIPRFIEKGRHKTGSCKVVKLGVNYRSTPQIVEVADRLIRHCLDRIEVPFSAIRPPGELPKCVGVETPDHEADAISQNIQKEIREGTQAAEIAVFYRANDMSRAVEQALTRRQIPYTVVGGGSYYDRLEIKDVLAMLRFVCNPKDGISFARIANKPTRGMGDTLIGRLESWAEQQAADLLTALRRAPEITDEHGKPLGDAALRACGAVLDIFSIGSSGRSVWSIADDLVTRSRYDDFLKERYGEKASKSAPPTATPEYEERKRNVTELLNSIAVYCRDHPRADLADYLQSISLYTDSDKADDARSVRLMSLHASKGLEFEVVYLIGCEEGILPHHKAVSDRPERGLDEERRLCYVGFTRAKKTLRVTWCKKRQDVTSRSAAGKFKASRPSRFLAEAGLLSAAEFEAAVAEARTAGGPVRTHRSKG
- a CDS encoding response regulator transcription factor codes for the protein MTHELVSHGDGTQTFETEIVSTTVAGFVYVIDDDPAIRRLVSTVLTSQGMRVECFESGKAFLSAHSSDLRGCLLLDVDLPEMSGIDIQGELKNRGVHLPVIFLTGVADVDTSVAVMKRGAFDLIQKPFDKARLIAVVQEAISLDAKRAVVRRREMIARGRYDTLNSREREVMAMVVSGMANKQIARQLELSEKTIEVHRSRAMTKMGADSLAELVRLSLDMGMAPVDAQLSKSDA